Genomic DNA from Candidatus Paceibacterota bacterium:
GAGCTCTTGTTGCCCTTCGTAGATTACTGGAAGCACAGTCAGCCTAAACTCAAATAAATATTTTTTATTGTAATGCACCAAAATGCATGGCAATTTCGTTTATATAGTATGAACAAGTTGAAACCAACAAAAGAGCTTAGAAACAACATCCTCTTTAGGATTAGGCAAGAAGAGCGTCGTAGGGCTAAAGTTTACCTTTTTAGTTATGCAAGTATTATCCCTTTTTCTTTAATTGGAGTTGTTCTCTCGATTCGATATGTATCGGAAGGATTTTATCAATCAGGTTTTTATGAGTATCTTTCACTTCTCTTTTCAGGTGATAGTGCCGTATACACTTATTGGAAAGAATTATCACTTTCTTTAATTGATTCAATGCCAATTATTGGGATAATTGCTTTTCTTATGGCGCTCGGAGCTCTTATCTGGTCAGGTGCTAATACATTTACTAATACTCGTCGTTTTATTTTACAAGCCAATTAATATTTAAAAAATATGGATTTAAAAGATATACACAAATCAAAGACCGTTCGCGGAATTATCATAGGGCTAGGAGTTGCCGTCCTTGTTCTTGGGATTTTTAAACTTGGACAGGTTTCCGGTTACCACAAAGCAAGATTCTCTCAAAAATTCGGAGATAATTTCAATAGAAATTTTGTTGATCCTCGTGGAGAAGGGTTCTTTAAAGATTTCTCTGGTGGGCTGGATCCCATAGGAGGTCACGGAGCAGTCGGGAAAATTGTAAGCATTGCATTACCTCTTATTGTTGTGGCTGGTCCAGATAATATTGAAAAAACAATTATGATAAGTGAAAGTACTGAGATACGCAAGTATCGTGATGATATAACCACTACTGATTTGAAGGTCGGAGATTTCATTGTTGTTTTAGGAACTCCCAACGATGATGGACAGGTTGAAGCAAAGCTTATTCGTACATTACCACCTCCACCAGAAAAATTGCCAACTAATCAACCTATCCAATAATTATGAAATCATTTTTACTAAAACTAAAAAGCTGGGTTTTTGCTCACAAGAAAACAGCTATCCTTCTAGTTATTATTCTAAGTGCAAGTGTCTATGGAATTTTCAAGATTTTTAACAACTCTGCACAGGAAACTCGGTATGTTTTTGCGAGTGTTGA
This window encodes:
- a CDS encoding DUF5666 domain-containing protein, with protein sequence MDLKDIHKSKTVRGIIIGLGVAVLVLGIFKLGQVSGYHKARFSQKFGDNFNRNFVDPRGEGFFKDFSGGLDPIGGHGAVGKIVSIALPLIVVAGPDNIEKTIMISESTEIRKYRDDITTTDLKVGDFIVVLGTPNDDGQVEAKLIRTLPPPPEKLPTNQPIQ